GGCTTGATCCGGCTGGTACAGCTCGCCAGCCCCGGGCGCTACCGCCCACTGTGGGTGTCGCTGGGCGCACTGGTGGTGGCGCTGCTGATCGCGGGCGTCATCTTCGCGGCCTACGGGGTTTCGCCGCTGGAAGCCTACGGCAGCATGCTTCAGGGAACGCTGCTCGATCCGCAGGGGAGGGCAGAGGTGCTGCGCCGGGCCGCCCCGCTGCTGCTGACCGGTGCAGGCCTGACGCTGGCATTCCGGGCGCAGTTCTTCAATATCGGGGCAGAGGGTCAGATCGTGATAGGGGCGATCTTCGCGGGCGGCGTAGCGCTGTTTACGCCGCTGCCCGGCCTCCTCATGCCCATCGGCATGTTTGTGGCGGGCTTCGTGGGCGGCGGGCTGTATGCGCTGCTGGCGGCGTGGTTGCGAACCCGCCTCAGGGTCAACGAGATCCTGTCCACCCTGATGCTCAACTACGTCGCTACCTACCTGATGATTTACCTGATCGCGGGGCCGTGGAAGGGCAAGAACGTGCGCGGCTTCATCACCTCCGACACCTTTCCGGCGCAGGGGCAGCTCGCCACC
This sequence is a window from Deinococcus ruber. Protein-coding genes within it:
- a CDS encoding ABC transporter permease, with amino-acid sequence MIRLVQLASPGRYRPLWVSLGALVVALLIAGVIFAAYGVSPLEAYGSMLQGTLLDPQGRAEVLRRAAPLLLTGAGLTLAFRAQFFNIGAEGQIVIGAIFAGGVALFTPLPGLLMPIGMFVAGFVGGGLYALLAAWLRTRLRVNEILSTLMLNYVATYLMIYLIAGPWKGKNVRGFITSDTFPAQGQLATFPGTQVGIATLVLGVVLAIGLQILLSRTTRGFELRVVGENPGAARYAGISVARVVTFMALITGGMAGLAGAGEVAGIHHKLLEPSQISAGYGFTAIIVAWLARGNPALCLVTSLLMGVILAGGDVLKINLNMPFRIVDVFSGVMLLTLIASEIFVRYRVKWER